One Candidatus Roseilinea sp. genomic region harbors:
- the phnC1 gene encoding phosphonates import ATP-binding protein PhnC 1, translating to MPTAIFELKGVTVRYGALAALQDVSLRIEAGERVALVGPSGAGKSTLLGVLNGSIAPSSGDVRLLGQDTARLSARALRRLQRQIGTVYQQFNLVPNLSVIHNVNAGHLGRWSLAKAAFSLVAPLERETAARALALVGIADKLYARTDTLSGGQQQRVAIARVLVQDPVAILADEPISSIDPERSREIMSLLRELCDRLDKTLVVSLHALEYAYSHCDRIVGLREGRVLFDLPVGQVTPAMLDALYRIESCAHL from the coding sequence ATGCCCACGGCGATCTTTGAGCTGAAGGGCGTCACCGTGCGCTACGGCGCGCTGGCGGCGCTGCAGGACGTCTCGTTGCGCATCGAGGCCGGCGAGCGCGTGGCGCTGGTCGGGCCGAGCGGGGCCGGCAAGAGCACCCTGCTCGGCGTGCTGAACGGTTCGATCGCGCCGAGCAGCGGCGACGTGCGCCTGCTGGGTCAAGATACGGCGCGCCTTTCGGCGCGCGCGCTGCGCCGGCTTCAGCGTCAGATCGGCACGGTGTACCAGCAGTTCAACTTAGTGCCCAACCTCAGCGTGATCCACAACGTCAACGCCGGCCATCTGGGACGCTGGTCGCTGGCCAAAGCGGCGTTCTCGCTGGTGGCGCCGCTCGAACGTGAGACGGCCGCGCGTGCGCTGGCGTTGGTCGGCATTGCCGACAAACTGTATGCCCGCACCGATACCCTCTCCGGTGGCCAGCAGCAACGGGTGGCCATCGCCCGCGTGCTGGTGCAAGACCCGGTCGCCATCCTGGCCGACGAGCCGATCTCCAGCATAGACCCCGAACGCAGCCGCGAGATCATGTCCTTGCTGCGCGAGCTGTGCGACCGGCTCGACAAAACGCTGGTCGTCAGCCTACATGCGCTGGAGTACGCCTATAGCCACTGCGACCGCATCGTGGGGCTGCGCGAAGGGCGGGTGCTGTTCGACCTGCCGGTTGGCCAAGTCACGCCGGCCATGCTAGACGCGCTGTATCGCATTGAGTCATGCGCACATCTCTGA
- the phnD gene encoding putative selenate ABC transporter substrate-binding protein, producing MFRPSKIGFALALCASVALAACAAPPPAARPAAQPQTFVISAIPDQDPEKLNRLYGKVSDYLKEQLGVSVVYKPVTDYAAVVNAFRTGDVDMAWFGGLTGVQARLQVDGAQAIIQRDIDEKFRSVFIANVAAGIQPFDDISGLTALKGRTFTFGSESSTSGRLMPQFFMSKAGVALSDLKGEPGFSGSHDKTIKLVEAGTYEAGALNEQVWNARVAAGEVDTNKVIVLWRTPAYYDYHWVVRPDVEQKFGAGFIQRVQQAFLALDAANPAHKEILDLFGAQKFIETKNENYADIEAVARQIGKIK from the coding sequence ATGTTTCGACCATCAAAAATCGGTTTTGCGCTCGCTCTATGCGCATCGGTTGCGCTGGCTGCCTGCGCCGCGCCGCCGCCAGCGGCTCGACCGGCAGCTCAGCCCCAGACGTTCGTCATCTCGGCCATCCCCGACCAAGACCCGGAGAAGCTCAACCGGCTCTACGGCAAAGTCTCCGACTACTTGAAGGAACAGCTCGGCGTATCGGTGGTCTACAAGCCGGTGACGGATTACGCGGCCGTCGTCAACGCCTTCCGCACCGGCGATGTGGATATGGCCTGGTTCGGCGGCCTCACCGGCGTTCAAGCCCGCCTGCAGGTGGATGGCGCGCAAGCCATCATCCAGCGCGATATTGACGAGAAATTCCGCAGCGTGTTCATCGCCAACGTCGCGGCCGGCATCCAGCCGTTCGACGACATCAGCGGGTTGACCGCGCTCAAGGGCCGCACGTTCACCTTCGGCAGCGAGTCGTCCACCTCCGGCCGGCTGATGCCGCAGTTCTTCATGAGCAAAGCCGGCGTGGCCCTGTCCGACTTGAAAGGCGAACCGGGCTTCTCCGGCTCGCACGACAAGACGATCAAGCTGGTGGAGGCCGGCACCTACGAGGCCGGCGCGCTGAACGAACAGGTGTGGAACGCCCGCGTCGCCGCCGGCGAGGTGGACACCAACAAGGTCATCGTCCTCTGGCGCACGCCGGCATACTACGACTATCACTGGGTGGTGCGGCCGGACGTGGAGCAGAAGTTCGGCGCAGGCTTCATCCAACGCGTCCAACAGGCCTTTCTGGCGCTGGATGCTGCCAACCCCGCCCACAAGGAAATCCTCGACCTCTTCGGCGCGCAGAAGTTCATCGAGACGAAGAACGAAAACTACGCCGACATCGAGGCCGTCGCCCGCCAGATCGGCAAGATCAAGTAG
- the selD gene encoding selenide, water dikinase: MLRPLQSRFRPEDYPDLLIGLGQPDDAAVYRLSDQHAIVQTVDFFTPVVDDPYAYGAIAAANAMSDVYAMGGEVLFALNIAALPDDLPGEVVSEILRGGADKVAEAGAVIAGGHTVKDKEPKYGLCVTGLVNPAEVMAKGGAKPGDLLVLTKPLGVGVVTTAIKRDLAQPEHVDLAIASMSRLNRDAARAARDLGARGGTDITGFGLIGHAWEMAHAAGVRFRFWWEALPFLPGALAHGQDWVFPGGAATNEATYQRHVQFDPALEPWQRMMLFDPQTSGGLLIAIAASRADALANALKAGGDSAFIIGEVVEGSGIVVTHQAP, translated from the coding sequence GTGTTGCGTCCGCTTCAGAGTCGCTTCCGGCCCGAGGACTATCCCGACCTGCTGATCGGCCTGGGTCAACCGGACGATGCCGCGGTGTATCGCCTGTCGGATCAGCACGCCATCGTCCAGACGGTGGACTTCTTCACGCCGGTGGTGGACGATCCGTATGCCTACGGCGCCATTGCCGCGGCCAACGCGATGAGCGACGTGTACGCTATGGGCGGCGAGGTGCTCTTTGCGCTCAACATCGCCGCCTTGCCGGACGACTTGCCCGGCGAGGTGGTGAGCGAGATCTTGCGCGGCGGGGCGGATAAGGTGGCCGAGGCGGGCGCGGTCATCGCCGGCGGCCACACCGTCAAGGACAAGGAGCCGAAATACGGCTTGTGCGTTACGGGCTTGGTGAATCCGGCGGAGGTGATGGCCAAGGGCGGCGCGAAGCCGGGCGACCTCCTCGTGTTGACGAAGCCACTGGGCGTCGGCGTGGTGACTACGGCGATCAAGCGGGACCTAGCCCAACCCGAGCACGTGGACCTGGCGATTGCCAGCATGTCGCGCCTGAACCGTGACGCTGCGCGCGCCGCGCGCGACTTGGGCGCGCGCGGCGGCACCGACATCACCGGTTTTGGCTTGATCGGTCATGCGTGGGAGATGGCCCACGCTGCCGGCGTGCGCTTTCGCTTCTGGTGGGAGGCGCTGCCGTTCCTCCCCGGCGCGCTTGCGCACGGCCAGGACTGGGTGTTCCCCGGCGGCGCAGCGACCAACGAGGCCACCTATCAGCGTCATGTGCAGTTCGACCCGGCGCTGGAGCCTTGGCAGCGCATGATGCTCTTCGACCCGCAGACCAGCGGCGGCTTGCTCATCGCCATCGCCGCTTCGCGGGCCGACGCCTTGGCCAACGCGCTGAAGGCCGGCGGCGACTCGGCGTTCATCATTGGCGAAGTCGTCGAGGGCAGCGGTATCGTCGTGACGCACCAAGCGCCATGA
- a CDS encoding gluconolactonase — protein sequence MEYELELIADYACECGEGPLWHPMEKRVYWLDIENPRMFWYEPATGRHAQFDVGRVVGGFTIQADGALLLFMDRGSVATWQHGKLRTIIEELPEERETRFNDVFADSRGRVFCGTMPTRDRPGWLYRLDRDGSIHKLLDGILCSNGMGLTLDRKCLYYTDSKAYAIYLFDYDEATGRLSNRRIFVKHGPEDGLPDGMTVDAQGNVWSAHWDGGCLIRYDRDGNETLRIPFPAKKVSSVTFGGDDYRDMYVTTAGGNNKAEEGPGAGALFRLRIPGVRGLPEYLSRILL from the coding sequence ATGGAATACGAGCTGGAGTTGATCGCCGATTATGCCTGCGAGTGCGGCGAAGGGCCGTTGTGGCATCCGATGGAGAAGCGCGTGTACTGGCTGGACATCGAAAACCCGCGCATGTTCTGGTACGAGCCGGCGACCGGCCGGCATGCGCAGTTCGATGTCGGCCGCGTGGTCGGCGGCTTCACCATCCAGGCCGATGGGGCGCTGCTGTTGTTCATGGATCGCGGCTCGGTCGCGACGTGGCAGCATGGCAAGCTGCGCACGATCATCGAAGAGTTGCCGGAAGAACGCGAGACGCGCTTCAACGACGTGTTCGCCGATTCGCGCGGAAGGGTGTTTTGCGGCACGATGCCCACGCGTGACCGGCCGGGCTGGCTGTATCGCCTCGACCGCGATGGCTCGATTCACAAGCTGCTCGACGGCATCCTTTGCTCGAACGGCATGGGGCTGACCCTCGATCGCAAATGCTTGTACTACACTGATAGTAAGGCGTACGCGATCTACCTGTTCGACTACGATGAAGCAACAGGCCGGTTGAGCAACCGGCGCATCTTCGTCAAGCATGGGCCGGAAGATGGCCTGCCGGACGGCATGACGGTAGATGCCCAGGGCAACGTGTGGTCGGCCCACTGGGATGGGGGGTGCTTGATCCGCTACGACCGCGACGGCAACGAGACGCTGCGCATTCCCTTCCCGGCCAAGAAGGTGTCGTCGGTGACTTTCGGCGGCGACGATTATCGCGACATGTATGTCACCACCGCGGGCGGGAACAACAAGGCAGAAGAGGGACCGGGCGCCGGCGCGCTGTTCCGCTTGCGCATCCCCGGCGTGCGCGGCTTGCCGGAGTATCTCTCGCGCATTCTGCTGTAG